CTCGTTGATCTGGTCCAGCGGATAGGAGCGGGTGAGCAGGTCGTCGAGATTCAGTTTCCCGGCCATGTAGAGTTCGATGAGGCGCGGGACCATGAAGCGCGGAACCGAGGAGCCGTAAATCGAGCCCACGAGCTTCTTCTCCTGCGTCACGAGAGAGAGGGTGGGAATCGCGGTTTTCGAGGTGGGGCTGGTGATGCCGATCATAACGGCGGTTCCGCCGGAGCGAAGGCTCTCGAACGCCTGGGCCGTGACCTCGGGGATGCCGATGGCCTCGATGGCGCAGTGGACGCCTTTCCCGCCGGTGATCTCGCGGATGCGCTTGATGGGGTCCTCGTCCGAGGCGTTGATCAGGTGGGTGGCGCCGAACTTCTTGGCCATCTCGAGTTTGTTCTGCATCAGGTCCACGGCGATGATGGGTTCGGCGCCGGCGAGAAGGGCGCCTTGGACGGCGTTGAGGCCGATGCCGCCCGCGCCGAAGATGGCGATGCTCTCCCCGGGCCGGATATTTGCGCCGTTGAGCACAGCGCCGACGCCCGTGATCACGGCGCAGCTCACGACCGCCGCCTTGTCGAGGGGCATGTCTTCGCGGATCTTCAGGGCCGATTTTTCGGACATGACCGAGTATTCGCTGAAGGTGGACACCCCGAGGTGGTGGGAGATCTCACTCTTGCCTTGTCTGAAGCGGCGGGTGCCGTCGCTGAGTACGCCTTCGCTCCGCATCTTCCATCCATCGCCGCAAAGGGCGGGCCGGGCGGTGATGCAGTACTCGCAGTGGCCGCACGAGTAGCGCCAGACGGAAACCACGTGGTCGCCCTTTTTGAGGGAGGTCACGCCGGGTCCCACTTCCTCAACAACGCCCGAGCCCTCGTGGCCGAGGATGATGGGCATGGGGGCAGGAAGCTCACCGTTCATGGCGTGGTAGTCGCTGTGGCACACGCCGGCGGCGGCCATTTTGACGAGCACCTCTCCCTCGCGCGGGGGATCGACCTCGATTTCTTCCACGGAAAGCGGTTTTCCGACTTCGCGAAGTATGGCGGCTCTCATGGCGGTTGGCCTCCTGGCTGACCGGGGAGAGAGGCTCCGCCCCGGCGATTTGACGCCGCGTGTCTTGTCACGCAGTAGGGATGAAAGTATGTTTGTCTTTCATACCTGAAAAGCGGGTCAATTGCACTCCGGCGGAGCCGGATTCTGCGGCTGGGCGGACACTTCCGGGAGATTCGCGCCGCGGCCCCCCGGGCGGTGGGGGAAGCCGGGGCGGTGCGCCTGATTTCTGAGAGCAGAGGAAAAGTATATGGCCGACAAGGTGAGGATGGCGTTTGTGGGTTTGGGCAGATGGTCGGACATGCTGGCCGATGGGGCCTTGCGCAGCGGGCGGGTGGAGATCGCAGGAGGGCTTTCGAGGTCCGGGGAGAAGAAAGCCGCATTTTCCGAAAAATACGGGGGCGCCCCGCTCCAATCCTATGAGGAGATTCTCGCCAGTGATTCGGTTGACGCGGTGGTTCTGACGACGCCGAACTCCCTTCATGTCTCTCAGGCGGCCGCGGCGGCTCGGGCCGGCAAGCATATTTTCGTCGAGAAGCCGATGGCGCTCTCGGTGGCGGACTGCAAGAAGATGATCGCGGCGGCGGAGGCGGCGGGCGTCACGCTCGCCGTGGGCCAGAACACCCGGCGGATGGTCCGCTACCGGAAGGCGGCGGAGCTGATCCGCGAGGGCGCGGTGGGCGAGGTGGTCCTCGTCGAGGGAAACAT
This genomic stretch from bacterium harbors:
- a CDS encoding Zn-dependent alcohol dehydrogenase — translated: MRAAILREVGKPLSVEEIEVDPPREGEVLVKMAAAGVCHSDYHAMNGELPAPMPIILGHEGSGVVEEVGPGVTSLKKGDHVVSVWRYSCGHCEYCITARPALCGDGWKMRSEGVLSDGTRRFRQGKSEISHHLGVSTFSEYSVMSEKSALKIREDMPLDKAAVVSCAVITGVGAVLNGANIRPGESIAIFGAGGIGLNAVQGALLAGAEPIIAVDLMQNKLEMAKKFGATHLINASDEDPIKRIREITGGKGVHCAIEAIGIPEVTAQAFESLRSGGTAVMIGITSPTSKTAIPTLSLVTQEKKLVGSIYGSSVPRFMVPRLIELYMAGKLNLDDLLTRSYPLDQINE